A genomic stretch from Megachile rotundata isolate GNS110a chromosome 1, iyMegRotu1, whole genome shotgun sequence includes:
- the LOC100882226 gene encoding uncharacterized protein LOC100882226 isoform X1 translates to MTTGLKTMEFLRLGRRVRRRLNARNVSDQLLADGEEKRKRIALNIDTKMLKIGFLGGGKMAQALAKGFIRAGLSKGDMMLASCLPNDAGSIEAFKELGSSTVYTNGPVIDHGDVLILSVKPQVVPKVLPDLKNYRKLLLSIAMGIPLSSLEKALPEGTPVIRVMPNTPALVGCGATVYARGTSAGDKEAEIAEKLFSAVGFCEEVPENLIDPVTALAGSGPAYVYMMIEALADGAVKMGLMRHTAYKLAAQTVLGAGTMVRDTNTHPGQLKDDVASPAGSTITAIHYLEQHGLRSAIIGAIEAATKRCKEVSSLSEKRLD, encoded by the exons TGGAATTTCTACGATTAGGACGACGAGTTCGTCGACGTTTGAACGCACGAAATG TGAGCGATCAGCTTCTTGCGGACGGTGAAGAGAAGAGAAAGAGGATTGCGTTGAATATTGACACGAAAATGCTGAAGATTGGATTCCTTGGTGGCGGAAAAATGGCCCAAGCTTTGGCGAAGGGCTTCATTCGAGCAG GTTTAAGCAAGGGCGATATGATGTTGGCTAGCTGCCTTCCAAACGACGCGGGCAGCATAGAAGCATTTAAG GAATTAGGATCCAGCACTGTTTACACGAATGGACCCGTAATCGATCACGGAGATGTTCTGATTTTATCGGTGAAACCACAGGTGGTACCGAAAGTTCTCCCAGATTTAAAGAATTACAGGAAACTCTTACTGTCTATCGCGATGGGCATTCCGCTGTCATCACTGGAGAAG GCTCTTCCGGAAGGCACGCCAGTGATAAGAGTGATGCCCAACACCCCTGCCCTTGTGGGCTGTGGTGCGACCGTGTACGCTCGTGGAACGTCGGCTGGAGATAAGGAAGCTGAAATAGCAGAGAAGTTGTTTTCTGCAGTCGGTTTCTGTGAAGAAGTTCCTGAAAATTTAATTGATCCTGTCACTGCTTTAGCTGGTTCCGGACCTGCATAT gtGTACATGATGATAGAAGCTTTAGCTGATGGAGCTGTAAAAATGGGACTGATGAGGCATACCGCGTATAAATTGGCCGCACAAACTGTTCTTGGAGCTGGCACCATGGTCCGAGACACGAATACTCATCCAGGACAACTTAAAGATGACGTGGCTTCACCAGCAG GGTCTACCATAACGGCAATTCATTATTTGGAACAACATGGTTTGAGATCGGCAATAATCGGGGCAATCGAGGCTGCAACGAAACGATGTAAAGAAGTCAGTTCACTTTCGGAGAAAAGACTGGATTAA
- the LOC100882226 gene encoding pyrroline-5-carboxylate reductase 2 isoform X2 — protein MSDQLLADGEEKRKRIALNIDTKMLKIGFLGGGKMAQALAKGFIRAGLSKGDMMLASCLPNDAGSIEAFKELGSSTVYTNGPVIDHGDVLILSVKPQVVPKVLPDLKNYRKLLLSIAMGIPLSSLEKALPEGTPVIRVMPNTPALVGCGATVYARGTSAGDKEAEIAEKLFSAVGFCEEVPENLIDPVTALAGSGPAYVYMMIEALADGAVKMGLMRHTAYKLAAQTVLGAGTMVRDTNTHPGQLKDDVASPAGSTITAIHYLEQHGLRSAIIGAIEAATKRCKEVSSLSEKRLD, from the exons A TGAGCGATCAGCTTCTTGCGGACGGTGAAGAGAAGAGAAAGAGGATTGCGTTGAATATTGACACGAAAATGCTGAAGATTGGATTCCTTGGTGGCGGAAAAATGGCCCAAGCTTTGGCGAAGGGCTTCATTCGAGCAG GTTTAAGCAAGGGCGATATGATGTTGGCTAGCTGCCTTCCAAACGACGCGGGCAGCATAGAAGCATTTAAG GAATTAGGATCCAGCACTGTTTACACGAATGGACCCGTAATCGATCACGGAGATGTTCTGATTTTATCGGTGAAACCACAGGTGGTACCGAAAGTTCTCCCAGATTTAAAGAATTACAGGAAACTCTTACTGTCTATCGCGATGGGCATTCCGCTGTCATCACTGGAGAAG GCTCTTCCGGAAGGCACGCCAGTGATAAGAGTGATGCCCAACACCCCTGCCCTTGTGGGCTGTGGTGCGACCGTGTACGCTCGTGGAACGTCGGCTGGAGATAAGGAAGCTGAAATAGCAGAGAAGTTGTTTTCTGCAGTCGGTTTCTGTGAAGAAGTTCCTGAAAATTTAATTGATCCTGTCACTGCTTTAGCTGGTTCCGGACCTGCATAT gtGTACATGATGATAGAAGCTTTAGCTGATGGAGCTGTAAAAATGGGACTGATGAGGCATACCGCGTATAAATTGGCCGCACAAACTGTTCTTGGAGCTGGCACCATGGTCCGAGACACGAATACTCATCCAGGACAACTTAAAGATGACGTGGCTTCACCAGCAG GGTCTACCATAACGGCAATTCATTATTTGGAACAACATGGTTTGAGATCGGCAATAATCGGGGCAATCGAGGCTGCAACGAAACGATGTAAAGAAGTCAGTTCACTTTCGGAGAAAAGACTGGATTAA
- the LOC100877808 gene encoding uncharacterized protein LOC100877808 has translation MEQNIVLINSHKQNGQMIRKETEPWFNEQNLNVNQGQLVSLDSPYYKFQNNIATSVGMPTNSQWWRESSIMDVVTQSEYQQGTAVSSSYPLTNHSRSTQLSDQLKEVEINGKKSIKSKQLKKSKTKKDSWEPLKRTKNPEQWKVNIKKNARLRGEEYIGVGGKIVPAKTMGPPCKCRIRCSDKIDEAAREELHNVFWKTCSWEQRKQYVALLVKESPKQRTRCRGNVKSEHRRQVTFTYSLLLKGQFITVCKCMFLSTFAVSEKFVRHVMDKKRSSPGGVIGPDQRGKHTPKTKKSENVKDRVREHIKSFPTEKLSGSRDCTARRYLDFRLSIAAMHKLYVLKCKEEGVPESDIVKESYYREMFKTEFNLGFKRSESKDDERLPDAIENKIITSD, from the exons ATGGAACAAAACATAGTGTTAATTAATTCTCATAAACAAAATGGTCAGATGATAAGAAAAGAGACAGAACCCTGGTTTAATGAACAGAATTTAAATGTGAACCAAGGACAGCTAGTATCGCTTGACTCACCTtattataaattccaaaataatatAG CTACTTCGGTTGGTATGCCAACAAATAGTCAATGGTGGAGAGAATCTTCTATTATGGATGTAGTTACACAATCAGAGTATCAACAAGGAACAGCTGTTTCGTCCAGTTATCCATTAACAA ATCATTCCAGGAGTACTCAGCTATCAGATCAGTTGAAAGAAGTAGAGATAAATGgaaaaaaatctataaaatctaaacagttaaaaaaatcaaaaacaaaGAAAGATAGTTGGGAACCTTTAAAACGTACAAAAAATCCAGAACAATGGaaagttaatataaaaaaaaatgctaGGCTTAGAGGAGAAGAATACATTGGAGTTGGAG GAAAAATAGTTCCAGCAAAAACAATGGGACCGCCATGTAAATGTCGCATACGTTGTTCGGATAAAATTGACGAAGCGGCTAGGGAAGAGTTGCATAATGTTTTTTGGAAAACGTGCAGTTGGGAACAGCGGAAACAATACGTTGCGCTATTGGTCAAGGAATCTCCTAAGCAACGGACACGATGTCGCGGAAACGTTAAATCAGAACATCGTAGACAAGTTACATTTACTTATTCTCTTTTATTGAAAGGACAGTTTATCACAGTGTGTAAGTGCATGTTTCTCAGCACTTTTGCGGTGTCTGAGAAATTTGTACGTCACGTAATGGATAAGAAACGGTCGTCTCCTGGAGGAGTCATAGGACCAGACCAAAGAGGAAAACATACACCAAAAACAAAAAAGAGCGAAAATGTTAAAGATAGAGTGCGTGAACACATTAAATCATTTCCGACAGAAAAATTATCGGGTTCAAGAGATTGTACCGCAAGAAGATACCTAGACTTTAGATTAAGTATAGCCGCAATGCATAAACTTTATGTATTGAAATGTAAAGAAGAAGGTGTTCCAGAAAGTGATATAGTTAAGGAAAGTTACTACAGAGAAATGTTTAAAACAGAATTTAATCTTGGTTTTAAACGATCAGAATCTAAAGACGATGAGCGGTTACCAGATGCTATTGAAAATAAGATTATAACTAGTGATTAA